Below is a genomic region from Ferribacterium limneticum.
CTGACGCCTTGCGTCTTCCCGATGATCCCCATTCTGTCCGGCATCATCGCCGGGCAGGGCCACAAGAATTCGCACGCTCGCGGCTTTGCACTGTCCATGGCCTACGTCCTCGGCATGGCCGTCACCTACGCCGCGGCCGGCATCGCGGCCGGCCTGAGCGGCACGCTGATTTCCGCCGCCCTGCAAAACCCGTGGGTGCTTGGCAGTTTCGCGCTGGTTTTCGTCGTCCTCTCATTCTCGATGTTCGGCTTTTACGAACTGCAATTGCCGACCGCGCTGCAAAGCAAGCTGTCGGAAGAATCCGGCCACCTGCAGGGCGGGCGCGGCATCGGCGTTTTCCTGATGGGCGCGCTGTCTGCGCTCATCGTCGGGCCCTGCGTCGCCGCCCCGCTGGCCGGTGCGCTGCTCTACATCGGGCAGACCGGCGACGCCGTTTTCGGTGGCGCCGCGCTGTTCGTCATGGCCCTCGGCATGGGTGCGCCGCTCATCGCGGTCGGCATCGCCGGCGGCTCGTTGCTGCCCAAGACCGGGCCGTGGATGGAAGGCGTCAAGAAGGCATTCGGCGTGCTGCTGCTGGCCACTGCCGTCTGGCTCGTTTCGCCGGTCGTCCCGCCAGTCGCCGCCATGCTGGCCTGGGCGGCGCTGCTCATCATTCCGGCCATCTACCTCCACGCCCTCGACCCCCTGCCGCCGCACGCCAAGGGCTGGCATCGTTTCTGGAAGGGCATCGGCATCGTCATGTTGCTGACCGGCGCTGCGCTGCTCATCGGCGCCCTGGCCGGTGGCCGCGATCCGCTGCAACCGCTGGCCGGGCTGCGCGGGCAGGCCGTCGCCGCCGAAGAAAAAAGGTTGCCATTCGAACGCGTCACCTCGGTGGCCGACCTGGAAGCCAGGATCAAGACCGCCGGCAAGCCGGTCATGCTCGATTTTTACGCCGACTGGTGCGTCTCGTGCAAGGAAATGGAGCGTTTCACCTTTTCCGACCCCGCGGTTCAGGCAAAACTGGCCGGTTTCACGCTGTTGCAGGCCGATGTCACGGCCAATTCGGACGACGACAAGGCTTTGCTAGCCAAATTCAAGCTGTTCGGTCCGCCGGGCATCATTTTCTACGATGCCAAAGGGCAGGAAAACAAGGCCGTGCGCATTGTCGGTTTTCAGGATGCGGCGCAGTTCATGAGAACCCTGCAACAAACCGCAACAGCCGGCTAGATTTTTTGCAGTTTCGCCCGGCCCAGCGCATGGCGCAGGCCAAGAATGCCGAATACCGCGCCCACCACAGCACCGGCCACAACATCGATGACCACATGCTGGCGCGTCGCCACGGTCGACCACAAAATCGCCAGACAATGCAGCCAGATCAGCCAGCGCAGCACCAACGGGGCGCTGATCGTCGTCACTAACCGGTCGAGCCAGATCGCCGCAAAAACTGCCGAGGCGACATGCAACGACGGGCAAGCGTTGCCGCTGGCATCGACGTCCTTGATGATCGCCATTTCCGGATAGAGTTTCCAGTCGATGCCGGCCGGCGGAACGCCGGTGGGAAAAACCCAGAAGATGCCCAGGCAGAGCAGGCACATCGCCCCCATCCACAGACCAAACAGAGCC
It encodes:
- a CDS encoding protein-disulfide reductase DsbD, with translation MTMRLLFLVLAFFISLAHAEEFLDPAVAFRPSVKALDGQTLEISYEIAKGYYLYRDKFRFRVDGETATLGTPTFPKGKEHDDENFGKVEVYYKTVAIRVPVERMSSGPLPLKLNVTSQGCADAGVCYPPQTQPLSVEMPDPASAPVASAAPADGDESGRIAATLKNAGFWTSLAFFFIAGLGLSLTPCVFPMIPILSGIIAGQGHKNSHARGFALSMAYVLGMAVTYAAAGIAAGLSGTLISAALQNPWVLGSFALVFVVLSFSMFGFYELQLPTALQSKLSEESGHLQGGRGIGVFLMGALSALIVGPCVAAPLAGALLYIGQTGDAVFGGAALFVMALGMGAPLIAVGIAGGSLLPKTGPWMEGVKKAFGVLLLATAVWLVSPVVPPVAAMLAWAALLIIPAIYLHALDPLPPHAKGWHRFWKGIGIVMLLTGAALLIGALAGGRDPLQPLAGLRGQAVAAEEKRLPFERVTSVADLEARIKTAGKPVMLDFYADWCVSCKEMERFTFSDPAVQAKLAGFTLLQADVTANSDDDKALLAKFKLFGPPGIIFYDAKGQENKAVRIVGFQDAAQFMRTLQQTATAG
- a CDS encoding phosphatase PAP2 family protein; this translates as MHLFDEPHWIRQIASRMIFLWPLKAVGTTLFMLLFFWGYFGVLRNPLFPVTLMPLTVVDQWIPVTAQAFPVYASLWVYASLPAALFKEFQTLALFGLWMGAMCLLCLGIFWVFPTGVPPAGIDWKLYPEMAIIKDVDASGNACPSLHVASAVFAAIWLDRLVTTISAPLVLRWLIWLHCLAILWSTVATRQHVVIDVVAGAVVGAVFGILGLRHALGRAKLQKI